One Thunnus maccoyii chromosome 14, fThuMac1.1, whole genome shotgun sequence genomic window carries:
- the polr1c gene encoding DNA-directed RNA polymerases I and III subunit RPAC1 has protein sequence MAATTTNVEEIRNRVILGEFGVKNVHTTDFPGNYPGYDDTWDMQKFQKNFRIDVVHLDESSMEFDMVGIDAAIANAFRRILLAEVPTMAIEKVFIYNNTSIVQDEVLSHRLGLIPIKADPRLFEYRNIGEDSPEEEGSEIDTIQLQLKIKCSRNPRASKDSSDPRELYLNHMVYSRDIKWVPIGNQADVFADSSIGPVHDDILIAQLRPGQELDIIMHCVKGIGKDHAKFSPVATASYRLLPEITLLEPVQGEKAERLKRCFSRGVIDLEDVNGKKVAKVVNSRLDTCSREVLRHDDLKDVVKLGRVRDHFIFTVESTGILHPDVLVTEAIKVLMAKCQRFVNELDSTDME, from the exons ATGGCGGCGACCACGACAAACGTTGAAGAAATTCGGAATAGAGTTATTTTAGGGGAATTTGGTGTGAAGAAT GTGCACACAACAGATTTTCCTGGAAACTACCCCGGCTATGATGACACTTGGGATATGCAGAAATTTCAAAAG AACTTCAGAATTGACGTGGTGCATCTAGATGAGAGCAGTATGGAGTTTGACATGGTGGGGATTGATGCAGCCATTGCCAATGCCTTCAGAAGGATCTTACTAGCAGAG GTGCCTACGATGGCTATAGAGAAGGTGTTTATATATAACAACACATCCATCGTCCAGGATGAAGTCCTATCCCACAGATTAGGCCTCATCCCCATCAAAGCTGACCCCCGCTTGTTTGAGTACAGGAACATAG GTGAAGATTCTCCAGAGGAGGAAGGTTCAGAAATAGACACAATtcaactgcagctgaaaattaAATGCAGCAGGAACCCTAGAGCCAGCAAAGACTCCTCTGATCCACGGGAACTGTATCTAAACCACATGG TTTATTCCAGGGACATAAAGTGGGTCCCCATTGGGAACCAGGCGGACGTGTTTGCAGACTCAAGCATTGGACCAGTACATGATGACATCCTGATAGCTCAGTTACGACCAGGACAGGAGCTAGACATAATTATGCACTGTGTCAAAGGAATTG GTAAGGACCATGCTAAGTTCTCTCCAGTGGCCACAGCCAGTTACCGCCTCCTTCCAGAGATCACCCTGCTGGAGCCGGTGCAGGGAGAGAAGGCAGAGCGCCTAAAACGCTGCTTCTCACGAGGAGTTATAGACCTGGAAGATGTTAATG GGAAAAAGGTTGCCAAAGTAGTCAACAGTCGCCTGGATACATGCAGCAGGGAAGTCCTCCGACATGATGACCTGAAGGATGTGGTGAAGCTCGGAAGAGTGAGAGATCATTTCATCT TTACTGTGGAGTCTACAGGCATCCTGCATCCAGATGTCCTTGTCACAGAAGCCATCAAAGTCCTCATGGCCAAGTGTCAGAGATTTGTCAATGAACTGGACTCTACTGACATGGAATGA